A stretch of Mucilaginibacter terrae DNA encodes these proteins:
- a CDS encoding LytR/AlgR family response regulator transcription factor — protein MRCLIIDDEPLALELLEDNIKKIPNLVLVGMCRNAVQAIQIMQEQPVDLIFCDIQMPGINGLQLVRSMQQKPLVIFVTAYQEFAIDGFELDVVDYLLKPVALDRFLKACNKAITIFEANKRQSHNTESAATTRRFLFLYADYNLIKISHDDITYIEGLKDYVKLYATNLPKPILSRITIKSLEEQLPAADFYRVHKSYIVNLNHVHSIRKGRIKVADAEVPYSDNYKDAISRMTGKVQ, from the coding sequence ATGCGCTGTTTAATTATAGATGATGAGCCGCTGGCGCTCGAACTGCTGGAAGACAATATAAAGAAGATACCCAACCTTGTATTGGTGGGTATGTGCCGCAATGCCGTACAAGCCATACAAATTATGCAGGAACAGCCCGTTGATCTCATATTTTGCGATATACAGATGCCTGGTATTAACGGGCTGCAATTGGTGCGCAGTATGCAACAAAAACCGTTGGTAATATTTGTTACGGCCTACCAGGAGTTTGCAATTGATGGGTTTGAACTTGATGTGGTAGATTACTTGCTGAAACCTGTTGCGTTAGATAGGTTTTTAAAAGCCTGCAATAAGGCAATAACCATATTTGAAGCCAACAAGCGGCAATCTCATAACACCGAATCCGCCGCTACCACCAGGCGCTTCCTGTTTTTATATGCCGATTATAATTTGATTAAAATAAGCCATGATGATATTACTTATATAGAAGGCTTAAAAGATTATGTGAAGCTGTACGCAACTAATTTACCTAAACCAATCTTATCCCGCATAACTATTAAATCTTTGGAAGAGCAGTTGCCGGCTGCCGATTTTTACAGGGTACATAAATCATACATTGTAAACCTTAACCATGTGCATTCTATTCGTAAAGGGCGCATTAAGGTGGCTGATGCCGAGGTGCCGTACAGCGATAATTACAAGGATGCTATTAGCCGAATGACAGGTAAAGTGCAGTAG